In one window of Calditrichota bacterium DNA:
- a CDS encoding sugar transferase has translation MVHEKEAFLKNILQIFDAITVSLAFFVSFFIIGYIRTLYNLGEMAYAPSFDLNGAIYFFEYNISIFISAIVFWLIFLSYFGVYTDFRTRSFWEIVWITLKSSFFVTLALGSVVFLTKMTLTSRLFILTFTGMSIVFILLEKKTVNFLLEILRKSGYNSINLLIVGTGPRAQKFIDSVQKHSKWGLKIIGLVDDEPGKVGTRVRGFKVLGRLRDIPPILHDYVVDNVVFVVPRNWLSKIENAIIACENEGVGAYISIDLYNTKISKLKQSKLGNIPLLEFDTVPANEWQLFIKRSLDIILSLVGIVVAAPLFLIIAVGIKLSSPGPILFKQERVGVNGRRFTLYKFRTMRVGADIKKKELERQNEMKGPVFKIKHDPRVYPFGRFLRKTSMDELPQLFNVLKGDMSIVGPRPPLPVEVEMYEIWQRRRLSLKPGLTCIWQVSGRNEVDFDEWMQMDLDYIDNWSLFLDFKIMFKTIFVVLFGYGAY, from the coding sequence ATGGTTCACGAAAAGGAAGCGTTCCTTAAAAATATATTGCAGATTTTTGATGCCATTACAGTTAGTTTGGCTTTTTTTGTGTCATTTTTTATCATTGGGTATATTCGAACACTGTACAATTTGGGCGAAATGGCCTATGCTCCGTCCTTTGATTTGAACGGGGCCATTTATTTTTTTGAATATAATATTTCCATTTTTATTAGTGCCATCGTATTCTGGTTGATTTTTCTCTCTTATTTTGGGGTGTACACCGATTTCCGAACGCGCAGTTTCTGGGAGATCGTTTGGATAACCCTGAAATCCAGTTTTTTTGTCACATTAGCCCTGGGAAGCGTTGTTTTTCTGACGAAAATGACGTTAACAAGCCGCCTCTTTATTCTCACGTTTACGGGTATGTCAATCGTCTTTATTTTGCTTGAGAAGAAGACGGTGAATTTTCTTCTGGAAATTCTTCGGAAAAGCGGCTACAACAGCATCAATTTACTCATTGTCGGAACAGGGCCGCGTGCCCAAAAGTTTATTGATAGTGTCCAAAAACATTCCAAGTGGGGGCTCAAAATCATTGGTCTTGTTGACGATGAACCCGGAAAAGTGGGCACTCGCGTAAGAGGGTTTAAGGTGCTGGGACGCTTACGGGATATTCCTCCGATCCTGCATGATTATGTGGTTGATAATGTTGTTTTTGTTGTTCCCCGAAATTGGCTGAGCAAAATTGAGAATGCGATTATTGCCTGTGAAAATGAAGGCGTCGGCGCATACATCTCGATTGATTTATACAATACGAAAATATCCAAACTCAAACAGAGCAAACTGGGGAATATTCCCCTGCTGGAATTTGATACGGTTCCTGCAAATGAGTGGCAGCTTTTTATTAAACGAAGCCTGGACATTATTTTGTCGCTGGTTGGAATTGTTGTGGCAGCGCCATTATTCCTAATAATTGCTGTCGGGATCAAATTGTCGTCACCGGGACCGATTTTATTCAAACAAGAGCGTGTGGGGGTTAACGGCAGGCGCTTTACGCTCTACAAATTCAGGACGATGCGGGTAGGAGCCGATATAAAAAAGAAGGAGCTTGAGCGGCAGAATGAAATGAAGGGGCCGGTTTTCAAGATCAAACATGATCCCCGTGTGTATCCTTTTGGGCGTTTTTTGCGGAAAACCAGTATGGATGAATTGCCCCAGCTCTTTAATGTTTTAAAAGGGGATATGAGTATCGTTGGTCCGCGTCCGCCGCTGCCGGTTGAGGTTGAAATGTATGAAATCTGGCAGCGCCGCCGCCTGAGCCTCAAGCCCGGATTAACATGCATTTGGCAGGTGAGCGGAAGAAACGAAGTCGATTTCGACGAATGGATGCAAATGGATCTGGATTATATTGATAATTGGTCCCTATTTCTGGATTTTAAGATTATGTTTAAAACCATTTTTGTGGTCCTTTTTGGCTACGGTGCCTACTAA